A DNA window from Solanum lycopersicum chromosome 3, SLM_r2.1 contains the following coding sequences:
- the LOC101252677 gene encoding uncharacterized protein yields MEISGKDQSSVSANAKRSSSATKLLRYPLRSGTKPKEEKPPLTDASNSSVPRRVKPVSSVSKSIGVFDLGKEKSAAKPPRRLSIQSKSSASPASRSVGTVTPISEARAKRSVINQGKTNTPLSALAKSSNGKESNRLFSALYWLSQIKLSESAAKHSISLGFFKLALEVGCEPLQRLRDELKSYVQRHNLLDLGEPVKQLFESYNISHDFEQLQVSETCSHAPQDGTPSSDDEVLCNSSVAGTEKSDPEVVTKDAIETWEVAEPPTKETSSRKDIATKNHKSVSKTATTPNSTEVAATSKSTEFSGTTKKKIENPKQKPNKNKAKRQGKKSAGVEGHANAGTVEVALPEDKENMDAPQSEV; encoded by the exons atggAAATCTCCGGCAAAGATCAATCCTCTGTTTCTG CAAATGCTAAGCGATCATCATCAGCAACGAAGCTTCTTCGATATCCACTGCGATCGGGCACCAAGCCCAAGGAGGAGAAGCCGCCTCTGACTGATGCTTCCAACTCTTCGGTTCCTAGAAG GGTAAAACCTGTCTCAAGTGTTAGTAAGAGTATTGGTGTCTTTGATCTCGGCAAGGAAAAGTCTGCTGCTAAACCTCCAAGAAGGCTGTCTATTCAGTCTAAGTCGAGTGCCAGCCCTGCCTCAAGATCAGTAGGCACTGTCACTCCTATTTCTGAGGCTAGGGCAAAGAGATCTGTCATCAACCAGGGGAAAACTAATACACCGCTATCAGCTCTGGCAAAGTCATCAAATGGAAAGGAAAGCAATCGTCTATTCTCTGCACTCTATTGGCTATCCCAGATTAAGCTCTCAGAATCTGCTGCTAAGCATTCAATTTCTCTTGGGTTTTTCAAACTTGCTTTGGAAGTTGGCTGTGAG CCTCTTCAACGTTTGAGGGATGAGCTGAAATCCTATGTGCAACGTCATAACCTTCTAGATCTTGGGGAGCCAGTGAAACAATTGTTTGAAAGCTACAATATTTCTCATGATTTTGAGCAGTTGCAAGTGTCTGAGACTTGTTCCCATGCACCTCAAGATGGGACACCTTCATCTGATGATGAAGTGCTGTGCAATTCATCTGTTGCAGGCACTGAGAAATCAGACCCTGAAGTCGTGACCAAAGATGCTATTGAAACTTGGGAAGTGGCAGAACCTCCTACTAAAGAGACTTCATCAAGGAAAGACATTGCAACTAAGAACCATAAATCTGTAAGTAAGACTGCTACAACTCCAAACTCTACAGAGGTTGCTGCAACTTCAAAATCTACAGAGTTTTCTGGTACCACAAAAAAGAAGATTGAAAATCCTAAGCAAAAACCAAATAAGAATAAGGCGAAAAGACAGGGAAAGAAATCTGCTGGAGTTGAAG GTCATGCTAATGCTGGCACTGTTGAGGTAGCCCTTCCAGAAGACAAAGAGAACATG GatgctccacagtcagaagttTAA
- the WRKY72a gene encoding WRKY transcription factor 72a (The RefSeq protein has 1 substitution compared to this genomic sequence), with the protein METVFRKSTHGGVVKQDIKIKASEEGFVEDINDLKVEKERKSIHNEDDNSKSSQQKDLTGDKKDDQLESAKADMEEVMEENQRLKKHLDKIMKDYRNLQMQFHEVAQRDAEKTNTDVKHDEAELVSLSLGRTSSDTKKELSKLILSKKENDEKEEDNLTLALDCKFQSSTKSSPSNLSPENSLGEVKDDEKGTDQTWPPHKVLKTMRNEEDDVTQQNPTKRAKVSVRVRCDTPTMNDGCQWRKYGQKIAKGNPCPRAYYRCTVAPNCPVRKQVQRCIQDMSILITTYEGTHNHPLPHSATSMAFTTSAAASMLLSGSSSSGSGPTSSTASATTSALNYCFSDNSKPNPFYNLPHSSISSSSHSQYPTITLDLTSNSSTSSFPGQNYRTIANSNNYPPRYNNNNSSTNILNFSSFESNHLLPMSWSNRNNQDTHSQSYLQNNIKSAASTQTLLPQDTIAAATKAITSDPKFQSALAVALTSIIGSRSGNHHIDEKSGQNMKVTEPFPVLCSFPSTSPGDHKDYTL; encoded by the exons ATGGAGACTGTTTTCAGAAAATCAACTCATGGAGGTGTAGTCAAACAGGACATAAAGATTAAAGCTAGTGAAGAAGGTTTTGTTGAAGATATAAATGATCTTAAg GTTGAAAAGGAGAGAAAATCAATACATAACGAGGACGATAATTCGAAGTCCTCTCAGCAAAAGGATCTCACTGGGGACAAAAAG GACGATCAGCTGGAATCAGCCAAAGCCGATATGGAAGAAGTAATGGAAGAAAATCAAAGGCTAAAGAAACACTTAGATAAAATCATGAAGGATTATCGGAATCTTCAAATGCAATTCCATGAAGTTGCACAAAGAGATGCTGAAAAAACTAATACTGATGTTAAACATGACGAAGCTGAACTTGTTTCCCTTAGCCTAGGAAGGACTTCAAGTGACACAAAAAAGGAGTTATCCAAATTAATTTTGAGCAAAAAAGAGAATGATGAGAAGGAAGAAGATAACCTAACCCTAGCATTAGATTGCAAGTTTCAATCATCGACCAAATCTTCACCATCAAATCTCAGTCCAGAGAATAGTTTAGGAGAAGTGAAGGACGACGAAAAAGGAACTGATCAAACATGGCCACCTCACAAAGTTCTCAAGACGataaggaatgaagaagatgatgtgACACAACAAAACCCTACTAAAAGAGCAAAGGTTTCCGTCAGAGTTAGATGTGACACCCCAACG ATGAACGATGGATGTCAATGGAGAAAATATGGACAAAAAATTGCAAAAGGGAACCCATGTCCTAGAGCTTACTACCGTTGCACGGTAGCACCAAATTGCCCCGTAAGAAAACAG gtACAAAGATGCATTCAAGACATGTCTATATTGATCACAACATACGAAGGAACACATAACCATCCACTTCCTCATTCAGCCACATCAATGGCTTTCACCACTTCAGCAGCCGCTTCCATGCTATTATCCGGTTCATCCAGCTCCGGATCGGGCCCCACAAGTAGTACAGCCTCTGCCACAACCTCTGCGCTCAACTATTGCTTCTCTGATAACTCAAAACCAAACCCATTTTATAACCTTCCACATTCATCCATTTCTTCATCATCACATTCTCAGTACCCTACAATCACTCTTGATTTAACATCAAACTCGTCCACTTCCTCATTTCCTGGCCAAAATTATAGAACAATCGCGAATAGTAATAATTATCCCCCgcgatataataataataattcatccACAAATATTCTCAATTTCAGTTCCTTTGAATCTAATCATCTTCTTCCTATGTCTTGGAGTAACAGAAATAACCAAGACACCCATTCCCAGTCTTATCtacaaaacaatataaaaagcGCGGCATCTACACAGACTTTATTACCACAAGACACAATTGCAGCTGCAACAAAAGCAATAACATCAGATCCGAAGTTTCAATCTGCATTGGCTGTTGCTCTTACATCTATCATTGGCTCACGCAGCGGAAATCATCATATTGACGAAAAATCTGGGCAGAATATGAAGGTTACTGAGCCATTTCCAGTGCTTTGTAGCTTCCCATCCACCTCTCCTGGTGATCACAAAGATTACACACTGTga
- the LOC101247202 gene encoding nuclear ribonuclease Z isoform X1 codes for MEDKTTKDSESINSNRRGNSSQKRERGLQIEGYSLEGISIAGHETCIIVPSLNLAFDIGKCPQRAISQQFLFISHGHMDHIGGLPMYVATRSLYRMRPPTIIVPKVIKESVEKLFEAHRAMDHSELNHTLIGLDVGEEFYLRKDLKVRAFKTYHVIPSQERKQLLQSDGYIVYSIKQKLKQEYVGLPGDEIKKLKLSGVEITNTSTAPEIAFTGDTMSDFIKDPKNVDVLRAKILIMESTYVEDKTTADNAREYGHTHLSEIINFADMFQNKAILLIHFSARYQLDVIQEAISAIPPPLAGRVFALTEGF; via the exons ATGGAGGATAAAACAACGAAAGATTCTGAATCGATCAACTCAAATCGGAGGGGTAACAGTAGCCAGAAGAGGGAAAGGGGCTTGCAGATTGAAGGATACTCGTTAGAAGGGATATCAATAGCAGGTCATGAGACGTGCATAATAGTTCCCTCGCTTAACTTAGCCTTTGATATTGGCAAGTGTCCTCAGCGTGCCATCTCCCAGCAGTTCCTTTTCATCTCTCATGGCCACATGGACCACATAGGAGGACTGCCTATGTATGTTGCGACTCGTTCCCTTTACAGAATGAGACCTCCTACTATTATTGTACCAAAAGTAATCAAAGAAAGTGTAGAGAAGCTTTTTGAAGCTCACCGAGCTATGGATCACTCAGAACTGAACCATACTTTGATTGGGTTGGATGTGG GGGAAGAATTCTACTTGAGGAAAGATCTTAAAGTTAGAGCATTTAAGACTTATCATGTCATTCCTAGCCAG GAGAGGAAGCAGCTGCTACAGTCGGAT GGTTATATAGTATATTCAATCAAGCAGAAGCTTAAGCAAGAATATGTTGGCCTTCCAGGAGATGAGATTAAGAAGTTAAAGTTATCAGGTGTGGAG ATCACGAACACTTCAACAGCACCTGAAATTGCATTTACAGGAGATACAATGTCGGActtcatcaaggatcccaaaAATGTTGATGTTTTGAGGGCAAAAATCCTCATAATGGAG AGCACTTATGTGGAGGACAAAACGACAGCAGATAATGCAAGAGAATATGGACATACTCATCTGTCTGAG ATTATCAATTTCGCAGACATGTTTCAGAACAAAGCCATCCTCTTAATCCACTTTTCGGCCCGATATCAGTTGGAT GTTATTCAGGAGGCTATTTCTGCAATACCTCCACCTTTGGCAGGCAGAGTTTTTGCGCTTACAGAAGGCTTTTGA
- the LOC101247803 gene encoding ubiquitin-conjugating enzyme E2 2 produces the protein MSTPSRKRLMRDFKRLQQDPPAGISGAPQDNNIMLWNAVIFGPDDTSWDGGTFKLTLQFNEDYPNKPPTVRFVSRMFHPNIYADGSICLDILQNQWSPIYDVAAILTSIQSLLCDPNPNSPANSEAARLFSENKREYNRRVREIVEQSWTAD, from the exons ATGTCAACTCCTTCAAGGAAGAGACTGATGAGGGATTTCAAGAGGTTACAACAGGACCCTCCTGCGGGTATTAGTGGAGCTCCTCAAGACAATAACATTATGCTTTGGAATGCCGTTATATTTGG TCCTGATGATACTTCTTGGGATGGAG GTACGTTTAAATTGACGCTTCAATTCAACGAGGATTATCCCAACAAGCCACCAACAGTGCGATTTGTTTCTCGCATGTTTCATCCAAATA TTTATGCAGATGGAAGTATATGTTTGGATATCCTGCAAAACCAGTGGAGTCCAATATATGATGTTGCGGCTATACTTACATCCATTCAG TCACTGCTGTGTGATCCAAACCCTAATTCTCCTGCAAACTCAGAAGCTGCTCGGTTGTTTAGTGAAAATAAGAGGGAGTACAACCGGAGAGTTAGAGAAATTGTGGAGCAGAGCTGGACTGCAGACTGA
- the LOC101247510 gene encoding plant cysteine oxidase 1 isoform X2, whose amino-acid sequence MNIGKILLSKRSVSGHNSSNISKKRKKKKKKMELEKRKSSREDMVQKLYDTCKQIFANDSLEPKDFKFTAPSLEFSSTNPGTVEAPLVTYIKIHECNKFSIGIFCLPPSGVIPLHNHPGMTVFCKLLAGTMHTTSYDWVQNHNHQANHDRGQHESRMRLAKVHVDDDFSAPCKSSVLFPESGGNMHCFKAITPCILLDVLGPPYSEAEGRHCTYYQHYSYDHISLSDVNKEMKEDEERSYAWLEERKDEQFVVLGGTYDGPTIKL is encoded by the exons ATGAATATTGGGAAGATTTTGCTAAGTAAGAGAAGTGTATCAGGACATAATTCTTCTAATATATcgaagaagaggaaaaagaagaagaagaagatggaaCTTGAAAAGAGAAAGAGTTCAAGGGAAGATATGGTTCAAAAGTTGTATGATACTTGCAAGCAAATATTTGCAAATG ATAGTCTTGAACCAAAAGATTTCAAGTTTACAGCACCAAGCTTGGAATTTTCAAGCACAAATCCTGGAACCGTGGAAGCTCCTCTTGTTACCTACATTAAGATCCACGAATGCAACAAATTTTCg ATTGGGATCTTCTGTTTGCCACCTTCAGGAGTAATCCCTCTTCATAATCATCCTGGCATGACTGTGTTCTGCAAGCTTCTAGCAGGAACCATGCACACCACGTCATATGATTGGGTGCAAAATCACAACCACCAGGCTAACCAcg ATCGCGGGCAACATGAATCTAGGATGAGGCTGGCAAAAGTACATGTTGACGATGACTTCTCTGCACCATGCAAATCTTCAGTTCTATTTCCAGAATCAGGAGGAAACATGCACTGCTTCAAGGCAATAACACCATGTATCCTACTTGATGTTTTAGGACCACCATACTCTGAAGCTGAAGGCCGTCATTGCACATATTATCAACATTACTCGTATGATCACATAAGTTTATCCG ATGTTAATAAAGAGATGAAGGAAGATGAGGAAAGATCATATGCATGGCTTGAAGAACGAAAAGATGAGCAGTTTGTTGTGTTAGGAGGAACATATGATGGTCCTACAATCAAACTATGA
- the LOC101248287 gene encoding ABC transporter A family member 2 isoform X2 — protein sequence MRCPGALHFVERNASVISYGIQTNSTPVANRGVFEDPTFTFQIPLQLAAEREIARSLIGDPNFSWVVSLKEFAHPAFEVFSALRTIGPTFFLAVAMFGFVFQINALIIEKELKLRQAMTMMGLYDTAYWLSWFTWEGFITLLSSLLTVLFGMMFQFDFFLNNNFAVVFLLFFLFQLNMVGFAYMVSAFISKSSSTTTVGFFIFIVGFMTQLVTAFGFPYSENYSKSYRIIWSLFPPNLLAQGLQLLAGATATPEDPGVSWSGRTKCAFNDTECVITMNEIYIWLVVTFFLWFVLAIYLDNIIPNISGVRKSAFYFLTPGYWTGKSGNKVKEGSVCSCTGSVPALDSIIPDDEDVLEEENIVKQQAMQGEVNSNVAVQLHGLVKIFPGTTKMGCCKCERKSPFHAIKGLWVNLAKDQLFCLLGPNGAGKTTTINCLTGITPVTAGDALVYGESIRSSAGMSNIRSMIGVCPQFDILWDALSGQEHLHIFASIKGLPPGLIKEVVEKSLAEVKLTQATRMRAGSYSGGMKRRLSVAIALIGEPKLVILDEPTTGMDPITRRHVWDIIEDAKKGRAIILTTHSMEEADILSDRIGIMAKGRLRCIGTSIRLKSRFGTGFIANVSFSGGTNGTPDREDTLSTPQHEAVKQFFKSRLDVVPTEENKSFLTFIIPHAKEKLLTDFFAELQDRDKEFGISDIQLGLTTLEEVFLNIARQAELEEVAEGSSATLTLNTGVSLQIPIGARFVKIPGTESSENPIGTMVEVYWDQDDSGRLCISGHSPDMPIPAHVQLIDPPTDTSSRGFLRKRKQIQGIVIDPAQITGASS from the exons ATGCGTTGTCCTGGAGCACTACACTTTGTTGAAAGGAATGCTAGCGTAATCAGTTATGGTATACAGACAAACTCCACTCCAGTTGCCAATCGAGGAGTCTTTGAAGATCCAACTTTTACGTTCCAAATCCCACTTCAACTGGCAGCAGAACGTGAAATTGCGAGATCTTTGATTGGAG ATCCAAATTTCAGTTGGGTTGTCAGTCTCAAAGAATTTGCACATCCGGCTTTTGAAGTTTTCTCTGCCTTGCGTACCATTGGACCTACCTTTTTCTTGGCTGTTGCTATGTTTGGATTTGTCTTCCAAATCAATGCTTTGATCATTGAAAAGGAACTCAAACTTCGGCAG GCAATGACTATGATGGGTCTCTATGATACTGCTTACTGGTTATCATGGTTCACATGGGAGGGATTCATCACacttctctcttctcttctcaCAGTTCTCTTTGGGATgatgtttcaatttgattttttcttgaaCAACAACTTTGCGGTcgtgtttcttctttttttcctcttccAACTTAATATG GTTGGTTTTGCATATATGGTGTCTGCTTTTATTAGCAAGTCATCTTCAACAACAACTGTGGGCTTCTTCATCTTTATTGTCGGTTTCATGACTCAG CTTGTAACAGCATTTGGATTTCCCTATAGCGAGAACTACTCCAAGAGCTATAGGATCATCTGGTCATTGTTCCCACCAAATCTTCTTGCTCAAGGTCTTCAGTTACTTGCTGGTGCAACTGCCACCCCTGAAGATCCTGGTGTTAGCTGGAGTGGGAGGACAAAATGTGCTTTTAATGATACAGAGTGTGTAATAACTATG AACGAGATTTACATATGGCTTGTGGTAACATTCTTTCTGTGGTTTGTTCTTGCTATTTACTTGGATAACATAATTCCGAATATTTCTGGTGTGAGAAAGTCAGCATTCTACTTCTTGACTCCTGGTTACTGGACAGGCAAAAGTGGAAATAAGGTGAAAG AGGGTAGTGTTTGTAGCTGCACAGGTTCAGTGCCAGCCTTGGATAGTATTATACCAGATGACGAAGATGTTCTTGAAGAAGAAAACATTGTTAAACAGCAAGCTATGCAAGGTGAAGTTAATTCTAATGTTGCAGTTCAACTACATGGTCTTGTAAAGATATTTCCTGGAACAACAAAGATGGGCTGTTGTAAATGCGAAAGGAAATCTCCATTTCATGCCATCAAG GGCTTATGGGTGAATCTTGCAAAGGATCAGCTATTTTGTCTTCTTGGACCCAATGGAGCTGGAAAAACTACTACTATTAATTGTTTGACTGGGATTACACCTGTTACTGCAGGAGATG CACTGGTATATGGTGAGTCCATAAGAAGTTCTGCAGGCATGTCAAATATTCGATCAATGATAGGGGTTTGTCCCCAG TTTGATATTCTTTGGGATGCATTGTCCGGTCAAGAACACCTGCATATTTTTGCCAGCATTAAAGGTCTACCCCCTGGTTTAATAAAAGAG GTAGTAGAGAAGTCATTAGCCGAGGTAAAACTCACACAAGCAACCAGAATGAGAGCTGGTAGTTACAGTGGAGGAATGAAAAGACGTCTTAGTGTTGCTATTGCTCTTATTGGTGAACCAAAATTGGTCATTTTGGATGAACCg ACTACTGGTATGGATCCAATAACTAGAAGACATGTCTGGGACATAATTGAGGATGCAAAGAAAGGGCGTGCCATTATCCTGACCACACATTCAATGGAAGAAGCTGACATCTTAAGTGACCGCATTGGTATCATGGCGAAGGGTAGACTTCGTTGCATTGGAACTTCAATAAGATTGAAATCAAGGTTTGGAACTGGTTTCATTGCTAATGTAAGCTTTTCTGGTGGGACAAATGGGACTCCTGATAGAGAAGATACTCTGAGTACACCTCAACATGAAGCTGTGAAACAGTTCTTTAAAAGT CGTCTGGACGTGGTGCCTACAGAGGAAAACAAGTCCTTCCTAACCTTTATTATTCCCCATGCCAAGGAGAAGCTGTTGACG GACTTCTTTGCTGAGCTCCAAGATAGAGACAAGGAATTTGGCATATCAGATATTCAGCTCGGGCTTAccactcttgaagaagttttTCTGAACATCGCTAGACAGGCAGAATTGGAAGAAGTGGCTGAAGGAAGCTCTGCTACTCTTACTTTGAATACAGGGGTCTCACTTCAA ATACCTATAGGAGCAAGATTTGTGAAAATTCCAGGAACAGAATCTTCTGAGAATCCAATTGGAACTATGGTAGAAGTGTATTGGGATCAAGATGATTCTGGTAGACTCTGCATTTCTGGTCACTCACCAGATATGCCAATACCAGCTCATGTTCAACTAATAGATCCTCCAACAGACACTTCTAGTAGAGGCTTTTTGCGAAAACGGAAACAAATACAAGGAATTGTGATTGATCCTGCACAGATCACGGGTGCAAGTTCGTAA
- the LOC101247510 gene encoding plant cysteine oxidase 2 isoform X1, protein MNIGKILLSKRSVSGHNSSNISKKRKKKKKKMELEKRKSSREDMVQKLYDTCKQIFANGKAGYVPPPHDIQRLKSLLDSLEPKDFKFTAPSLEFSSTNPGTVEAPLVTYIKIHECNKFSIGIFCLPPSGVIPLHNHPGMTVFCKLLAGTMHTTSYDWVQNHNHQANHDRGQHESRMRLAKVHVDDDFSAPCKSSVLFPESGGNMHCFKAITPCILLDVLGPPYSEAEGRHCTYYQHYSYDHISLSDVNKEMKEDEERSYAWLEERKDEQFVVLGGTYDGPTIKL, encoded by the exons ATGAATATTGGGAAGATTTTGCTAAGTAAGAGAAGTGTATCAGGACATAATTCTTCTAATATATcgaagaagaggaaaaagaagaagaagaagatggaaCTTGAAAAGAGAAAGAGTTCAAGGGAAGATATGGTTCAAAAGTTGTATGATACTTGCAAGCAAATATTTGCAAATGGTAAGGCTGGCTATGTCCCTCCTCCTCATGACATCCAACGACTAAAATCCTTATTAG ATAGTCTTGAACCAAAAGATTTCAAGTTTACAGCACCAAGCTTGGAATTTTCAAGCACAAATCCTGGAACCGTGGAAGCTCCTCTTGTTACCTACATTAAGATCCACGAATGCAACAAATTTTCg ATTGGGATCTTCTGTTTGCCACCTTCAGGAGTAATCCCTCTTCATAATCATCCTGGCATGACTGTGTTCTGCAAGCTTCTAGCAGGAACCATGCACACCACGTCATATGATTGGGTGCAAAATCACAACCACCAGGCTAACCAcg ATCGCGGGCAACATGAATCTAGGATGAGGCTGGCAAAAGTACATGTTGACGATGACTTCTCTGCACCATGCAAATCTTCAGTTCTATTTCCAGAATCAGGAGGAAACATGCACTGCTTCAAGGCAATAACACCATGTATCCTACTTGATGTTTTAGGACCACCATACTCTGAAGCTGAAGGCCGTCATTGCACATATTATCAACATTACTCGTATGATCACATAAGTTTATCCG ATGTTAATAAAGAGATGAAGGAAGATGAGGAAAGATCATATGCATGGCTTGAAGAACGAAAAGATGAGCAGTTTGTTGTGTTAGGAGGAACATATGATGGTCCTACAATCAAACTATGA
- the LOC101247202 gene encoding nuclear ribonuclease Z isoform X2, with product MEDKTTKDSESINSNRRGNSSQKRERGLQIEGYSLEGISIAGHETCIIVPSLNLAFDIGKCPQRAISQQFLFISHGHMDHIGGLPMYVATRSLYRMRPPTIIVPKVIKESVEKLFEAHRAMDHSELNHTLIGLDVGEEFYLRKDLKVRAFKTYHVIPSQGYIVYSIKQKLKQEYVGLPGDEIKKLKLSGVEITNTSTAPEIAFTGDTMSDFIKDPKNVDVLRAKILIMESTYVEDKTTADNAREYGHTHLSEIINFADMFQNKAILLIHFSARYQLDVIQEAISAIPPPLAGRVFALTEGF from the exons ATGGAGGATAAAACAACGAAAGATTCTGAATCGATCAACTCAAATCGGAGGGGTAACAGTAGCCAGAAGAGGGAAAGGGGCTTGCAGATTGAAGGATACTCGTTAGAAGGGATATCAATAGCAGGTCATGAGACGTGCATAATAGTTCCCTCGCTTAACTTAGCCTTTGATATTGGCAAGTGTCCTCAGCGTGCCATCTCCCAGCAGTTCCTTTTCATCTCTCATGGCCACATGGACCACATAGGAGGACTGCCTATGTATGTTGCGACTCGTTCCCTTTACAGAATGAGACCTCCTACTATTATTGTACCAAAAGTAATCAAAGAAAGTGTAGAGAAGCTTTTTGAAGCTCACCGAGCTATGGATCACTCAGAACTGAACCATACTTTGATTGGGTTGGATGTGG GGGAAGAATTCTACTTGAGGAAAGATCTTAAAGTTAGAGCATTTAAGACTTATCATGTCATTCCTAGCCAG GGTTATATAGTATATTCAATCAAGCAGAAGCTTAAGCAAGAATATGTTGGCCTTCCAGGAGATGAGATTAAGAAGTTAAAGTTATCAGGTGTGGAG ATCACGAACACTTCAACAGCACCTGAAATTGCATTTACAGGAGATACAATGTCGGActtcatcaaggatcccaaaAATGTTGATGTTTTGAGGGCAAAAATCCTCATAATGGAG AGCACTTATGTGGAGGACAAAACGACAGCAGATAATGCAAGAGAATATGGACATACTCATCTGTCTGAG ATTATCAATTTCGCAGACATGTTTCAGAACAAAGCCATCCTCTTAATCCACTTTTCGGCCCGATATCAGTTGGAT GTTATTCAGGAGGCTATTTCTGCAATACCTCCACCTTTGGCAGGCAGAGTTTTTGCGCTTACAGAAGGCTTTTGA
- the LOC101246909 gene encoding probable pectate lyase P59, with the protein MGLPKRNLFLFFVLVVLVVSIEAHIKEFDEVWKKRAQQAKKAARHAYNPNPKIVADHLNYQVDKAVRGSKSRRRDLQRYSGKCMATNPIDQCWRCDPNWARNRMKLTDCVLGFGRKTTGGKGGKIYVVMDNSDNELVNPKPGTLRHAVIQPEPLWIIFAKNMVIKLNQELIMTSNKTIDARGRQVHIAHGGGLMLQFIHNVIISNLHIHDTKAGAGGLIRDSVSHYGYRSKSDGDGISIFGSTNVWIDHISMSNCQDGLIDAVEGSTAITISNCHFTKHNDVMLFGASDTASGDSVMQITLAFNHFGHGLTQRMPRVRWGFVHVVNNDYTHWLMYAIGGSMHPTILSQGNRFIAPPNPNAKEVTKRDYAPENVWKNWVWKSQGDLMMNGAFFVESGDPKHAFLKGPDMITSKPGSSVSSLTQFSGSLKCIEGRPC; encoded by the exons ATGGGATTACCAAAGCgtaatttgtttttattctttGTTTTGGTTGTTTTAGTTGTTAGCATTGAGGCACATATTAAGGAATTTGATGAGGTGTGGAAGAAGCGAGCCCAGCAAGCAAAGAAGGCTGCTCGACATGCCTATAATCCTAATCCTAAGATTGTTGCTGACCATCTTAACTACCAAGTTGACAA ggcTGTACGAGGCAGCAAAAGCAGAAGAAGGGACCTGCAAAGGTACAGCGGAAAATGCATGGCTACTAATCCTATCGACCAGTGCTGGAGGTGTGATCCAAACTGGGCTCGGAACCGCATGAAACTAACAGATTGCGTCCTTGGCTTTGGCCGCAAGACAACGGGAGGCAAAGGTGGAAAAATCTATGTAGTAATGGACAATTCAGACAACGAGTTAGTTAATCCTAAGCCGGGCACATTGCGCCACGCTGTCATCCAGCCGGAGCCACTTTGGATTATATTTGCTAAGAACATGGTAATTAAGCTTAACCAGGAGCTTATCATGACAAGCAACAAGACGATTGATGCTCGAGGAAGGCAAGTACACATTGCTCATGGTGGTGGCCTTATGTTACAGTTTATACACAATGTGATTATTAGTAACCTTCACATTCATGATACTAAGGCTGGTGCTGGTGGGTTAATTAGAGACTCTGTCAGTCATTATGGTTATCGATCGAAAAGTGATGGTGATGGCATTTCAATCTTTGGATCAACAAATGTTTGGATCGATCACATTTCCATGTCCAATTGTCAGGATGGTCTAATTGATGCTGTTGAGGGTTCCACAGCCATTACCATTTCCAATTGCCATTTCACCAAGCATAATGAC GTCATGTTGTTTGGTGCCAGTGATACTGCCTCAGGGGACTCTGTTATGCAAATAACACTTGCATTCAATCACTTTGGGCACGGTTTGACGCAGAGGATGCCGAGAGTTAGATGGGGATTTGTTCATGTTGTCAACAATGATTACACACATTGGCTTATGTATGCCATTGGAGGAAGCATGCATCCCACCATCCTTAGCCAGGGGAATCGTTTTATCGCTCCTCCAAATCCTAATGCCAAAGAG GTGACCAAAAGAGACTATGCACCCGAGAATGTGTGGAAGAATTGGGTGTGGAAATCACAGGGAGATCTTATGATGAACGGAGCATTCTTCGTAGAATCTGGAGATCCAAAACATGCATTCTTGAAAGGTCCTGATATGATCACCTCCAAGCCAGGATCATCCGTGAGCAGCCTGACGCAATTTTCAGGCTCTCTCAAATGCATTGAGGGAAGGCCTTGTTAG